In the genome of Kluyveromyces marxianus DMKU3-1042 DNA, complete genome, chromosome 1, one region contains:
- the YPT52 gene encoding Rab family GTPase YPT52: MLQFKLVLLGDSSVGKSSIVHRFVKDSFDEFRESTIGAAFLSQTIKLSEEYDEEVLKFEIWDTAGQERYKSLAPMYYRNANAALVVYDVTEPNSLPKAKLWVDELKEKVSDEKLIICLVGNKLDLASETDPSSLVDESEAREFARENNLLFHQVSAKTGEHVIDVFQDIGQRLYLQNKDELQNSKKNASNNVSLQRPSTNDSQSCCI; the protein is encoded by the coding sequence ATGCTACAATTCAAGTTAGTTCTTCTAGGTGATTCATCTGTTGGTAAATCTAGTATCGTTCATAGATTTGTCAAGGATTCCTTTGATGAGTTTAGAGAATCTACTATTGGTGCAGCCTTCCTATCGCAGACGATCAAGTTATCGGAAGAATACGATGAGGAAGTTCTAAAGTTCGAAATATGGGATACAGCAGGACAAGAACGGTACAAGTCGTTGGCTCCAATGTACTACCGTAACGCTAATGCTGCGCTTGTGGTGTACGATGTTACCGAGCCAAATTCTTTACCAAAGGCCAAGCTTTGGGTGGATGAATTAAAGGAGAAAGTTAGCGATGAAAAGTTGATCATATGTCTAGTCGGAAACAAGCTCGATCTAGCTTCTGAAACTGACCCAAGCTCTTTAGTCGATGAATCAGAAGCTCGCGAATTTGCTCGCGAAAATAATCTACTATTCCATCAAGTCAGTGCTAAGACAGGTGAACACGTCATTGATGTCTTCCAAGATATCGGTCAGAGGTTATATTTACAGAATAAAGACGAACTGCAgaattccaagaaaaatgcTTCTAACAATGTGTCTTTGCAAAGGCCTAGTACTAACGATTCTCAATCGTGTTGCATCTGA
- the SCP160 gene encoding Scp160p has translation MSEATPDVSESHSQVVLDTPPSSVDESSKMATTTGEENGESVSSSAVGESQNETESESKSENDSETVDGVPTPTPTPVKVSFPRLGGNSGSSSGSTGSNALSWGSTLKSVGSAATSNKARPSSMGSAKPMRSKNIQEVFSLDLEAQYQITKAEFSSIIQTIKQKYDVSVESTLSKTSRTFLISGASDKIGLARRDLVKKLTKPVSVSFEVPSKTRSAIIGSGGRTIRGISDSTGVKIDVPKEVNEDSYDADLEDYNVSISLHGDAESVTLAKNKILEIVKEETKNARIVVPVEDPKLVSFIELESIDTPADVKVQLFTNNEPSEIVLTGPRDDVKLAKVKVINYMNELGLRIIVKKEKVPFKFHSLINAAELKEKFHVEVKPPHAVDDDHFVFTGLADNVNEAITYAKNQSKYHAIESLEISKAHGKNLEHAKHLVLYFHKYNILKEISERFPNVQITLPKLETVPALESVIITLIAKNEFTDEIKNARKQIVALVNELAPEQTLVVSDLDYHLFHKDIKQTLLATENDVQFVQLGDYYPDNDSILLITKVDEEDFKPSDDELKAKLQSVNQQLDSLRQKQSALASNVLTLSKEQQAQLFSEDKVTLKLINEEVTHAGAHALIKLGTPSADKITIRGDDNGCKIASAAIKSIIENPSVESKITFQVPTNVVARLIGPKGAHLQQIRDKFDVTTFIPQDAKDEHTEITLTGLKFNLDHAKPYILAEAKKWSDIITKELIVPSKYHGTLIGSQGSYRIRLENKYSVYIKFPKEGEVVTIRGPSRGVKGAYEELKALLDFEIENSHKETVKVPVEYVTRVIGKSGETINDIRAEFGVELNFLDKTDSEAAKKAGEVELEIIGSRTNIKEAASKVKSIIKEASDYETVKIEDVNPKWFSEIVGRNGAQLKNIISKAGGDLIHNKRLRIPDADAEEKAIVVAGPTDFVKKAVKHIKEIIDSLENSVVVELSVPQEKFGLLIGPGGSVRQALETEFNVRIHVPNRDSKDETVKISGSPANTEACKAKIEKDIIKEKFDAVVEVPAEYHFYVSNSGLLFQTLRNELSIDVSHGKFNRTAQKLARAKYTVPENIRENEGSKFNVITKKLEEPESTSQSIPWRLTYDPVDLSDVLGEEYKKEIESKDTVIEKVTKLIEERIAEAKNANTEGFIWAKDPKKFRNIVGPNGSKVKEIRNSTKTVIHVPRNNDAVNDVIYVRGSEEGVKKAVELITSKL, from the coding sequence ATGTCAGAAGCTACTCCTGATGTTTCAGAGAGCCATTCTCAAGTTGTGTTAGACACACCTCCTTCGTCCGTGGACGAATCGTCGAAAATGGCGACGACAACTGGAGAAGAAAACGGCGAATCCGTCTCTTCTTCGGCTGTTGGCGAGTCTCAAAATGAGACTGAAAGCGAGTCAAAGAGCGAGAATGACAGCGAGACCGTCGATGGTGTACCAACTCCAACGCCTACCCCAGTCAAGGTTTCTTTCCCAAGGTTGGGTGGAAACTCTGGCTCTTCTTCAGGATCAACAGGCAGCAACGCGCTATCCTGGGGATCTACGTTGAAGTCTGTTGGAAGTGCTGCTACCAGTAACAAGGCACGTCCATCTTCGATGGGTTCAGCCAAGCCCATGCGCTCCAAAAACATCCAAGAGGTGTTCTCTTTGGACCTTGAAGCCCAATACCAAATTACAAAGGCCGAGTTTTCTAGCATTATCCAAACCATTAAGCAAAAATACGACGTTTCCGTGGAATCCACGCTTTCAAAGACTTCCCGTACTTTCCTAATCTCAGGTGCCTCGGACAAGATTGGCCTTGCCAGGAGAGACTTGGTCAAGAAGTTGACCAAGCCAGTTTCCGTTTCCTTTGAAGTGCCTTCGAAGACCAGATCGGCCATCATTGGTTCTGGTGGTAGAACCATCAGAGGCATCTCAGACTCAACAGGCGTGAAGATTGATGTTCCAAAGGAGGTCAATGAGGACTCATACGATGCGGATTTGGAAGACTACAAtgtttccatttctttGCACGGTGACGCTGAATCGGTTACATTggcaaagaacaaaatctTAGAAATCGTCAAGGAAGAGACCAAGAACGCCAGAATTGTGGTCCCAGTGGAAGATCCAAAGCTGGTCTCTTTCATTGAACTTGAATCTATCGATACCCCAGCAGATGTCAAGGTCCAATTATTTACCAATAACGAACCATCAGAAATTGTCTTGACCGGTCCTCGTGATGATGTCAAGTTGGCAAAGGTGAAGGTCATCAATTACATGAACGAATTGGGCCTGAGAATTATCgtcaagaaggaaaaggtCCCATTCAAGTTCCATTCCTTGATTAACGCTGCtgagttgaaagaaaagttccACGTTGAAGTGAAGCCACCACATGCGGTCGACGATGACCACTTTGTATTCACTGGTCTAGCTGATAACGTTAACGAAGCCATCACTTACGCAAAGAACCAATCCAAATACCACGCCATCGAATCCCTAGAAATCTCAAAGGCTCATGGTAAGAACCTTGAACATGCTAAGCATTTGGTTCTATATTTCCATAAGTACAACATCTTGAAAGAAATTAGCGAACGTTTCCCTAACGTCCAAATAACTTTGCCAAAATTGGAAACTGTGCCAGCTTTGGAAAGTGTCATCATTACCTTAATAGCCAAGAATGAATTCACTGATGAAATTAAGAACGCTCGTAAGCAGATTGTGGCTTTGGTCAACGAACTAGCTCCAGAACAAACCTTAGTGGTATCGGATTTGGACTACCATTTGTTCCATAAAGACATTAAACAGACTTTACTAGCAACTGAAAATGACGTCCAATTTGTTCAATTGGGTGACTACTATCCAGACAACGACAGCATCTTACTAATCACTAAGgtagatgaagaagatttcaAGCCTTCTGATGATGAACTAAAGGCCAAATTGCAATCGGTGAACCAACAACTTGATTCATTGAGACAAAAGCAAAGTGCCTTGGCATCCAACGTCTTGACTTTATCAAAGGAACAACAAGCACAGCTCTTCAGTGAGGACAAGGTTACTTTGAAGCTAATCAACGAAGAAGTTACCCATGCCGGTGCACACGCTTTGATTAAATTGGGTACTCCTTCTGCTGACAAGATCACCATTAGAGGTGATGACAACGGTTGTAAGATTGCCTCTGCTGCTATCAAATCCATCATTGAAAACCCTTCTGTTGAATCCAAGATCACATTCCAAGTCCCAACCAACGTTGTTGCTAGATTGATTGGTCCAAAGGGTGCTCATCTACAACAAATTCGTGACAAATTTGATGTTACTACCTTCATTCCTCAAGATGCAAAGGACGAACACACAGAGATTACTTTGACCGGTTTGAAGTTCAACTTAGACCATGCTAAGCCATATATTCTTGCTGAAGCCAAGAAATGGTCTGACATTATTACCAAAGAGCTTATCGTCCCATCAAAGTATCACGGTACTTTGATTGGTTCGCAAGGTAGCTACCGTATCCGTCTAGAGAACAAATACTCTGTTTACATCAAATTCCCTAAGGAAGGTGAAGTAGTGACTATCAGAGGTCCATCTAGAGGTGTTAAGGGTGCTTACGAAGAGTTGAAGGCTCTTTTGGATTTCGAGATCGAAAATAGTCATAAAGAAACTGTCAAGGTTCCTGTTGAATACGTCACCAGAGTCATCGGTAAGAGTGGTGAAACTATCAACGATATCAGAGCTGAATTTGGTGTAGAATTGAACTTTTTGGATAAAACTGATAGCGAAGCTGCTAAAAAAGCAGGTGAGGTTGAATTAGAGATTATTGGTTCAAGAACTAACATTAAGGAGGCTGCAAGCAAGGTTAAGTCCATCATCAAAGAAGCTTCTGACTATGAAACTGTCAAGATCGAAGATGTCAACCCTAAGTGGTTTAGTGAAATCGTTGGACGTAATGGTGCCCAATTAAAGAACATTATCAGCAAGGCTGGCGGTGACTTGATTCATAACAAACGTTTAAGAATTCCAGATGCTGATGCCGAAGAAAAGGCTATTGTCGTTGCCGGTCCAACTGATTTTGTGAAGAAGGCTGTTAAGCacatcaaagaaatcatcGATAGCTTGGAAAACagtgttgttgttgagttAAGTGTTCCACAAGAAAAGTTCGGTCTCTTGATTGGTCCGGGCGGTTCTGTTAGACAAGCGCTAGAAACCGAATTCAACGTTAGAATCCACGTTCCAAACAGGGATAGCAAGGATGAAACAGTAAAGATTTCTGGTTCTCCAGCCAATACCGAAGCTTGTAAGGCAAAGATCGAAAAGGACATTATTAAGGAGAAGTTCGATGCTGTTGTCGAAGTTCCAGCTGAGTATCACTTCTATGTTTCTAATTCTGGTCTACTATTCCAAACCTTGAGAAATGAACTCTCAATCGACGTTTCTCATGGTAAATTTAACAGAACAGCTCAAAAATTGGCTCGTGCTAAGTACACTGTTCCTGAAAATATCAGAGAAAATGAAGGTTCCAAATTCAATGTTATTACTAAAAAGCTTGAAGAACCTGAATCTACATCTCAAAGTATTCCATGGAGATTGACTTATGATCCTGTGGATTTGAGTGATGTTCTAGGTGAAGAgtacaagaaagaaatcgaaAGCAAAGATACCGTTATCGAAAAGGTTACTAAGTTgatagaagaaagaattgcCGAAGCCAAGAATGCCAACACCGAAGGCTTTATCTGGGCCAAAGATCCAAAGAAGTTCAGGAACATCGTTGGTCCAAATGGTAGTAAAGTTAAGGAAATCAGAAACTCTACTAAGACTGTTATCCACGTTCCAAGAAACAACGATGCAGTTAACGATGTCATTTACGTTAGAGGTTCGGAAGAAGGTGTAAAGAAGGCAGTCGAATTGATTACCAGCAAGTTATGA
- the PRY3 gene encoding CAP domain-containing protein — protein sequence MRIFTASALKLLPLLATLLHKVQSVTITKYKTVVVTPASIVSTSTRSTTSTTIVYRTATGTYTESITSNPQTTEPDFKTEILDLHNSLRAKHSAGPLQWDSNLASKAQDYANTYVCDGQLKHSTLPYGENLALGYNTTAATMAWYDEYKLYDFSNGQFSTQTGHFTQLVWKNSTKLGCAYLICGKYYGQYTICEYDPPGNIVGQFQQNVLPST from the coding sequence ATGAGGATCTTCACCGCCTCGGCATTGAAACTCCTGCCACTGTTGGCCACGCTCCTACACAAAGTCCAATCTGTCACAATtacaaaatacaaaactGTCGTGGTTACTCCTGCCAGCATCGTATCGACGTCCACCAGATCAACCACCTCAACTACTATCGTCTACCGCACCGCAACGGGCACCTACACAGAATCCATTACTTCAAACCCTCAAACGACCGAGCCAGATTTCAAAACAGAAATCCTGGACCTGCATAACTCGCTTAGAGCCAAACACAGTGCCGGCCCGCTGCAATGGGACTCCAACCTCGCCTCAAAGGCCCAGGATTACGCCAACACTTACGTCTGCGATGGCCAGCTGAAACACTCGACTTTGCCCTACGGCGAAAATCTGGCCCTAGGATACAACACCACGGCCGCAACCATGGCCTGGTATGACGAGTACAAGCTCTACGACTTCTCAAACGGCCAGTTCTCCACTCAAACCGGCCACTTCACACAGCTCGTATGGAAAAACTCAACCAAGTTGGGATGCGCATACCTTATTTGCGGGAAATACTACGGACAGTACACCATTTGCGAGTACGACCCGCCAGGCAACATCGTCGGCCAGTTCCAGCAAAATGTCCTACCGTCCACATGA
- the PRY2 gene encoding CAP domain-containing protein → MKLSSATLLTLAATAIAAPVATVTVHDHVKQTVVVEGYVYFDGTHTTTGYTTHGAAPAATQTDSPAPASTASPAASPLAESAVEDDSSSPAPSPSTNTAPASTQPASVVNNAAELNIEPATTSSSEQPATTSTPAPSPTPTTTTSSSSSSAAPAATSSASSSDSNLSSFASEMVNAHNSKRSLHKNTPSVSWSDDLASYAQNYADNYDCSGTLTHSGGPYGENLALGYGNTGSVEAWYDEIKDYDYSNPGFSMSTGHFTQVVWKASTSIGCGVKQCDSWGAYIICSYDPAGNVDGGYQDNVQPLA, encoded by the coding sequence atgAAGCTCTCCAGTGCCACACTTCTAACTCTAGCTGCTACTGCAATTGCTGCTCCAGTAGCCACCGTTACAGTCCATGACCACGTCAAACAAACCGTCGTGGTTGAAGGTTACGTGTACTTCGATGGTACCCACACTACTACCGGTTACACCACCCACGGTGCCGCACCAGCTGCCACTCAAACCGACtctccagctccagcttCTACTGCCTCCCCAGCTGCAAGCCCGCTTGCCGAAAGTGCTGTCGAGGACGACTCCAGCTCCCCAGCTCCTTCTCCATCCACCAACACCGCTCCAGCCTCGACCCAGCCAGCCAGCGTAGTCAACAACGCTGCTGAACTAAACATCGAGCCAGCTaccacttcttcttctgagcAACCAGCTACCACCTCTACTCCAGCTCCTTCTCCTACTCctaccactactaccaGCTCCAGCTCTTCATCTGCCGCTCCAGCTGCCACCTCCtccgcttcttcttcggaCTCTAACTTGTCCTCCTTCGCTTCAGAAATGGTCAATGCCCACAACAGCAAGAGATCTCTGCACAAGAACACCCCATCCGTGTCCTGGTCCGATGACTTGGCCTCCTACGCACAAAACTACGCCGACAACTACGACTGTTCCGGTACTTTGACCCACTCCGGCGGTCCATACGGTGAAAACTTGGCTTTGGGCTACGGAAACACCGGCTCCGTTGAAGCTTGGTACGACGAAATCAAGGACTACGACTACTCCAACCCAGGCTTCTCCATGAGCACCGGTCACTTCACCCAAGTCGTCTGGAAGGCTTCCACCAGCATCGGTTGCGGTGTCAAGCAATGTGACTCCTGGGGTGCTTACATCATCTGCTCCTACGACCCAGCTGGTAACGTCGATGGTGGTTACCAAGACAATGTCCAACCATTGGCTTGA
- the MPD1 gene encoding protein disulfide isomerase MPD1, with translation MLRLPAAICCYLLLCLVRASNFYDRDEHIMELTPASFDKVIHQTNYTTIVEFYAPWCGYCQEMKGHFKSAARMLSGIVQVAAVNCDESVNKQLCAQHRVSGFPTVMVFRPPKFDLNNQNHGNADASSIASSRHASETYKGERKLKPMVDFALSRVKNYVKKLNRYEKFEDVLKTDRSRYAVILVTKKDKVPSLFKAVALDWLGIHDFYAIWNKKLNGVSQLTFQDDTSRWPNAIEYIKSLETTAGSLESPKIIVIDKQNDTVSELDLVKENGKQQIAEFLSNFGLTPREGPLSKRDEFIQSIVKKADRAKSSKSKKQAKAKAKAKAKAKAKSKSKSKSKSKASESQSKSKASESQSNSEPHQNTMVDDEL, from the coding sequence ATGCTAAGACTCCCTGCTGCTATCTGCTGCTATCTGCTGCTATGTTTGGTGCGAGCTTCGAATTTCTATGATCGCGATGAACACATCATGGAACTTACACCCGCTTCTTTCGATAAAGTGATCCATCAGACAAACTACACAACCATAGTCGAGTTCTACGCACCATGGTGTGGATATTGCCAGGAAATGAAAGGCCACTTCAAATCAGCCGCAAGAATGCTCTCTGGCATTGTGCAGGTCGCCGCTGTCAACTGTGACGAAAGCGTGAACAAACAGCTCTGCGCCCAGCACAGAGTGTCCGGTTTCCCAACAGTAATGGTGTTCAGGCCGCCAAAATTCGATTTGAATAATCAAAACCATGGTAATGCCGATGCATCCTCCATCGCATCGTCTCGCCATGCTTCGGAAACCTACAAAGGTGAGCGGAAACTCAAACCCATGGTCGATTTCGCTCTCTCTCGAGTCAAGAACTACGTAAAGAAGTTGAACCGGTACGAAAAATTCGAGGACGTGTTGAAAACAGACCGTTCCAGATATGCGGTCATTCTCGTCACTAAGAAAGACAAGGTCCCTTCTTTATTCAAGGCCGTGGCGCTAGACTGGCTTGGAATCCACGATTTCTACGCAATTTGGAACAAAAAACTAAATGGTGTTTCCCAACTGACATTCCAAGACGACACCTCCCGTTGGCCAAATGCCATTGAGTACATAAAATCTCTTGAAACTACGGCTGGTTCGCTCGAATCGCCTAAAATAATCGTCATCGATAAACAAAACGACACGGTGTCAGAATTAGACTTGGttaaagaaaatggaaagCAACAGATTGCTGAATTCCTATCCAATTTTGGCCTGACGCCTAGAGAGGGACCACTCAGTAAAAGAGATGAGTTTATCCAATCCATAGTGAAAAAGGCAGATCGTGCTAAAAGCTCGAAGTCCAAAAAGCAGGCTAAGGCTAAGGCTAAGGCTAAGGCTAAGGCTAAGGCtaaatccaaatccaaatccaaatccaaatcaaAGGCTAGCGAATCCCAGTCCAAATCAAAGGCCAGCGAATCCCAGTCCAACTCCGAACCCCACCAAAATACAATGGTAGACGATGAGCTATGA
- the MRPL23 gene encoding mitochondrial 54S ribosomal protein uL13m (mitochondrial), whose protein sequence is MSQKVGHTGLAFARMWHHVDLAKDKRTLGRVASQIAITLMGKHKPVYHPSADCGDYVVVTNCQALRVTGNKMSQKTYWSHTSRPGSLKLTTMEDMISNKGHSEILKKAVSGMLPKNKLRKLRLSRLKVFDGGDHPYKSNITAFADQQPKVQELLQKQQQKA, encoded by the coding sequence atGTCTCAAAAGGTTGGTCACACAGGTCTAGCGTTTGCTAGGATGTGGCATCATGTCGATTTGGCAAAGGATAAGAGGACGCTTGGTAGAGTTGCTTCACAAATTGCCATTACTCTTATGGGCAAACACAAGCCAGTATACCATCCATCTGCGGATTGTGGGGATTACGTTGTGGTGACCAACTGTCAGGCATTGCGTGTAACCGGTAACAAGATGTCGCAAAAGACATATTGGTCGCACACTTCCAGACCAGGTTCTCTAAAGCTTACCACGATGGAAGATATGATTAGCAACAAGGGTCATAGtgagattttgaagaaggctgTTTCAGGTATGCTTCCCAAGAATAAACTACGTAAATTAAGACTCTCAAGGTTAAAGGTGTTTGATGGTGGGGATCATCCATACAAGAGTAATATCACAGCATTTGCTGATCAACAGCCAAAGGTGCAAGAATTGTTGcagaaacagcagcagaaAGCCTAA
- the CRN1 gene encoding coronin, producing MRFVRASKYRHVYGQAAKKELQYENLRITSNAWDSNLIKANGKYISVNWNSSGGGAFAVIPIKEVGKAPDQVPLFRGHTAQVLDTEFNPFNDNIVASASDDGKIGIWEIPEDYSLHGYVDEDGTPTDLKPLKMLSGHSRKVGHLLFHPTAENILASSSLDYTVKIWDISEGKDKFTLKHPDMVTSMSFSYDGNRLVTVSRDKKLRVWDIRAEKIITEGPAHSGAKNQRVVWLGNSERIATTGFSRLSDRQIGIWDAENIEKGDLGGFYNVDQSSGILMPFYDDSNKILYLAGKGDGNIRYFEFQNDELFELSEYQSTEPQRGFAVAPKRAVNVKENEVLKGFKAVGEHTIEPISFFVPRKSEVFQDDIYPDAPSSKPALTAEEWLSGKSVDGPILFKLQAIYDGSELEFTNAKKADSNGASANEKKKESSPTSTPPKSPSVEVKHEISVEVTPKDSVNGESTSSTPQSSLKKEVPSPKSTGKNQVDELLSKDASVDKLLQKATELDADNDAENPSEESSVWDSEDEKVTKSKNEPVKEKEVETKSTPEPVVKTESKEEPLPAETKETPPAKENAESGVVTTALVTSKVESGSDTTIETVSQASVQTSIKTPSKEPKEPKETNEPSKTSTSTPTSASAGNKSLNLKQSVEKLSALVLQMESYIQTLTEQNAAKDERLAALEAKVEKLLQK from the exons ATGAG ATTCGTTCGTGCGTCGAAGTACAGACATGTATATGGTCAAGCTGCTAAGAAAGAGCTACAATATGAAAATTTAAGGATCACCAGCAATGCCTGGGATTCAAATTTGATTAAAGCCAATGGCAAGTACATTTCCGTTAATTGGAACTCttctggtggtggtgccTTTGCCGTTATCCCTATTAAAGAGGTCGGAAAGGCTCCAGATCAAGTTCCACTGTTTAGAGGTCATACCGCTCAAGTTTTGGACACTGAATTCAACCCTTTCAACGATAATATCGTTGCTTCAGCTTCTGATGATGGGAAAATTGGTATATGGGAGATTCCAGAAGACTATTCTCTACACGGTTACGTGGACGAGGATGGTACACCAACCGATCTGAAACCCCTCAAAATGCTTTCTGGCCATTCTAGAAAAGTTGGTCATTTATTGTTCCATCCAACGGCGGAGAATATCTTAGCCTCGTCTTCCTTGGATTACACTGTTAAAATTTGGGACATCTCTGAGGGCAAGGATAAGTTCACATTGAAGCATCCAGACATGGTTACATCCATGTCTTTCAGTTACGATGGTAACCGTTTGGTAACTGTATCCCGTGATAAGAAACTAAGAGTCTGGGATATCAGGGCAGAGAAAATTATTACCGAAGGCCCTGCCCATTCAGGAGCTAAGAACCAAAGGGTTGTTTGGTTAGGTAACTCTGAAAGAATTGCCACTACCGGGTTTTCCAGATTGAGTGATCGTCAAATTGGTATCTGGGATGCTGAAAACATTGAAAAGGGTGATTTAGGCGGATTCTACAACGTAGACCAATCTTCAGGGATCTTGATGCCATTCTATGATGATTCCAACAAGATATTGTATCTTGCAGGTAAAGGTGACGGTAACATTCGCTATTTCGAATTCCAAAATGATGAATTGTTTGAATTATCTGAATACCAATCAACTGAACCTCAGAGAGGTTTTGCAGTAGCCCCAAAAAGAGCGGTCAACGTTAAGGAAAATGAAGTCTTGAAAGGATTTAAAGCTGTTGGTGAACACACTATCGAAccaatttctttctttgtccCTAGAAAATCTGAGGTTTTCCAAGATGACATCTACCCTGATGCTCCTTCCAGTAAGCCAGCATTGACGGCAGAAGAATGGTTATCTGGTAAGTCAGTAGATGGCCctattttgttcaaattACAAGCTATATATGATGGAAGTGAACTTGAATTCACCAACGCCAAAAAGGCTGATTCAAATGGTGCTTCCGctaatgaaaagaaaaaagaatcatcACCTACCTCTACCCCACCAAAATCACCTTCTGTAGAAGTTAAGCACGAAATATCCGTGGAGGTTACTCCAAAGGATTCCGTTAACGGTGAGAGCACATCCTCTACCCCACAGAGCTCTCTTAAGAAGGAGGTTCCAAGTCCAAAATCCACAGGAAAAAATCAAGTAGATGAGCTTTTAAGCAAGGATGCTTCCGTTGATAAGCTGTTGCAAAAGGCCACCGAATTAGACGCCGACAATGATGCTGAGAACCCTAGTGAAGAGAGTTCTGTTTGGGattctgaagatgaaaaggTAACAAAGTCCAAGAATGAACCTgtgaaggaaaaggaagtcGAGACCAAGTCTACACCGGAACCTGTCGTGAAAACGGAATCTAAAGAAGAGCCTCTGCCTGctgaaacaaaagaaaccCCACCTGCCAAAGAAAACGCAGAATCAGGTGTGGTTACCACTGCCCTGGTTACATCAAAGGTCGAAAGCGGATCTGATACCACAATTGAAACTGTTTCACAAGCTAGCGTACAAACAAGTATCAAGACCCCTTCTAAAGAGCCTAAAGAGCCTAAAGAGACCAACGAGCCTTCTAAGACTTCTACTTCCACACCAACCTCTGCGTCCGCTGGTAACaagtctttgaatttgaagcaATCTGTTGAGAAACTCTCAGCGCTAGTCTTGCAAATGGAAAGTTACATCCAAACCTTAACCGAGCAAAACGCAGCTAAAGATGAAAGACTTGCCGCTTTGGAAGCCAAGGTGGAAAAGTTGTTACAAAAATAA